One Silene latifolia isolate original U9 population chromosome 4, ASM4854445v1, whole genome shotgun sequence DNA segment encodes these proteins:
- the LOC141651198 gene encoding uncharacterized protein LOC141651198, which yields MGDPVPIRDTMAPKHIVNPSIQRPRIQANNFEIKNALLNLVQDNQFGGSPLENPNDHLNDFLENCDMYKSNGVSDDAVRLRLFPRSLRGSAKDWLKNCDPDSFKTWDELASAFLNKYFPPSRTAKVKSELQSFTQEEDETLYEAWERYKRLQRLCPHHGISEAELVNNFYKGLTQDLRLSLDAGSGKGALDILGHKAAKELIEEMASRTMEWGSDRQLRKGKNKDSSAVLNVEVKGMLDELTQQVALLNSKPSSSDMRQVLSCDLCGEQGHTPIGCPLISPLQEECYEQANGIWESTSARQGFNNNNNNQFVNGKRTHPFLSYASQNIQNPTTSSPQQQRFNQNSQFQRQIPPGFQGKQFVTQNQQPFGGFKGQNFNQPQNQNFQTPQKPSWEQAFEQLVIANQKVDSKLDNHIASQSRVNDEIRASQKATETHVAQISQQLSQLAQNPGKFPGNTVNPREMNAVFLRSGRQLEEVEKSPKWKRKRVSSEVVKEHPIEVVEEGEIRVEKSKEVEMVDPPKQDEPIATKAKECTPSPREYVAPVPFPQRLARPRLEKKYEKFVEILKGMNVTIPFLDMITEIPSYGKFLKELVTLKKKNGEVQTINLSKECSAILTHTNKLTNKLEDPGSFSIPCSIQGVAIKRALCDLGASVSLMPLSIFKRLDLGDLKPTRVSLQLADRSVKFPIGVIEDVPLVVGKLIIPCDFFVMDMPEDSHVPIILGRPCLATGGAMIDVKSGKLSLQVGNEKIEFELNNSMKSPPMGNSCCRVDMVEDNLDEPNLGPSFLDPLEACPTNEKGKEELKLEGGGDHPNVIPPKFDSSTNTPPKMKPRVEKKKPKEWRKKVKRKGKCEPSLENEEVLVHDKKKLEEEIARKWSEVHHAISGVHEVLSKLGSSYSMGKFEVIKGIAGFQEGDPG from the coding sequence ATGGGTGATCCGGTTCCGATAAGAGACACTATGGCTCCTAAGCACATAGTCAATCCAAGCATCCAAAGGCCACGAATtcaagctaataactttgagATTAAAAATGCCTTGCTCAACCTTGTTCAAGACAACCAATTTGGAGGAAGTCCCTTGGAGAACCCAAATGATCATTTAAATGATTTCCTTGAAAATTGTGATATGTACAAGTCAAATGGGGTTTCCGATGACGCGGTTCGCCTTAGGTTGTTCCCCCGTTCTCTTAGGGGTTCGGCCAAGGATTGGTTGAAGAATTGTGACCCGGATTCCTTCAAAACATGGGATGAGTTGGCCTCGGCATTTTTAAACAAGTATTTCCCACCCTCAAGAACGGCCAAAGTAAAGAGTGAACTACAAAGCTTTACTCAAGAAGAGGATGAGAccttatatgaggcatgggaGCGGTATAAGAGACTCCAACGGTTATGCCCCCACCATGGCATCTCCGAGGCCGAGCTAGTGAACAATTTTTACAAAGGGTTGACCCAAGACCTTCGGCTTTCATTAGATGCGGGGTCGGGAAAAGGTGCCTTAGACATTTTGGGGCATAAAGCGGCAAAGGAGCTGATTGAGGAGATGGCCTCACGAACTATGGAATGGGGAAGTGATAGGCAATTGAGAAAGGGCAAGAACAAGGATTCTAGCGCGGTTTTGAATGTGGAGGTTAAGGGAATGCTAGATGAACTCACCCAACAAGTTGCTTTGCTAAATTCAAAACCTTCAAGCTCCGATATGAGGCAAGTCTTGTCTTGTGATTTGTGTGGTGAACAAGGGCACACTCCCATTGGGTGTCCATTGATTTCACCCCTCCAAGAGGAATGCTATGAGCAAGCAAATGGAATTTGGGAATCCACTAGTGCAAGACAAGggttcaacaataataataacaaccaaTTTGTCAATGGAAAAAGAACTCACCCTTTCTTGTCTTATGCTTCACAAAACATTCAAAACCCAACCACTTCCTCACCACAACAACAAAGGTTCAATCAAAACTCTCAATTCCAAAGACAAATCCCACCCGGTTTCCAAGGAAAACAATTTGTCactcaaaaccaacaaccatttGGGGGTTTCAAGGGACAAAATTTCAACCAACCTCAAAACCAAAACTTTCAAACCCCTCAAAAACCTTCTTGGGAGCAAGCCTTTGAGCAATTGGTGATTGCCAACCAAAAAGTCGACTCAAAGCTTGACAACCACATTGCCTCACAAAGCCGGGTTAATGATGAAATACGAGCATCCCAAAAAGCTACGGAAACTCATGTAGCCCAAATTTCACAACAATTGAGTCAATTGGCTCAAAATCCAGGGAAGTTTCCGGGTAATACGGTTAACCCAAGGGAGATGAATGCGGTATTTTTGAGAAGTGGAAGACAATTGGAGGAGGTTGAGAAATCTCCTAAGTGGAAGAGGAAAAGAGTGTCTAGTGAAGTAGTGAAAGAGCACCCGATTGAAGTTGTGGAAGAAGGTGAGATTAGGGTGGAGAAGTCAAAGGAGGTGGAGATGGTTGATCCTCCAAAGCAAGATGAACCTATTGCAACTAAGGCCAAAGAATGTACTCCATCCCCAAGGGAGTATGTAGCACCGGTACCCTTTCCACAAAGGCTTGCAAGGCCTAGGCTTGAAAAGAAATATGAGAAGTTTGTTGAGATCTTGAAGGGAATGAATGTCACTATTCCTTTCCTTGATATGATTACCGAAATTCCATCATATGGTAAGTTTCTTAAAGAACTTGTCACTTTGAAAAAGAAGAATGGAGAGGTGCAAACCATCAACCTCTCTAAGGAGTGTAGTGCTATTCTTACTCACACCAACAAGCTTACAAATAAGCTAGAAGATCCGGGTAGCTTCTCAATTCCGTGTTCTATCCAAGGAGTGGCTATTAAAAGAGCATTGTGTGACTTGGGGGCTAGTGTGAGCCTCATGCCACTTTCAATCTTCAAGAGGCTTGATTTGGGAGATTTGAAGCCAACTAGAGTTTCACTTCAACTAGCCGATCGATCGGTTAAATTTCCCATTGGTGTAATTGAAGATGTACCCTTGGTTGTTGGAAAACTAATCATACCATGCGACTTCTTTGTCATGGACATGCCCGAAGATAGCCATGTGCCAATCATTTTAGGGAGGCCTTGCTTGGCCACGGGAGGTGCTATGATAGATGTTAAGAGTGGAAAACTCTCACTCCAAGTGGGTAATGAGAAGATTGAGTTTGAACTCAACAATTCCATGAAGTCTCCTCCTATGGGCAACTCTTGTTGTAGGGTGGATATGGTGGAAGATAACTTGGATGAACCTAATTTAGGGCCTTCATTTTTGGATCCATTAGAAGCTTGCCcaacaaatgaaaaaggaaaagaagagTTGAAGCTTGAGGGTGGAGGGGATCACCCCAATGTGATCCCTCCCAAATTTGATTCTAGCACTAatacccctccaaaaatgaagccAAGGGTTGAGAAGAAGAAACCAAAAGAATGGAGAAAGAAGgtgaaaagaaaagggaaatgtgaACCAAGCCTTGAAAATGAAGAAGTTCTTGTCCATGACAAGAAGAAGCTTGAAGAAGAAATTGCCCGGAAATGGTCGGAAGTGCACCACGCCATAAGCGGTGTACATGAAGTGTTGTCAAAGCTTGGAAGCTCATACTCCATGGGAAAATTTGAAGTTATTAAAGGGATAGCGGGATTCCAAGAGGGGGATCCCGGTTGA
- the LOC141651199 gene encoding tetraspanin-8-like — MGYWRVFYVPFILLKYATWPAALAMGYKLLTQMTSGAKGFNFLGILFIIVGLISFILFCIENAPWREPEEKVCSFENAWCDVMLYVILLCLGFFALVVSIPGGSGKSLPGIEYKEYELSSYSKWLQNRVNDAYLWENYYKNTLIKDNVCSNMTTKYRFETLDGLHLRHLNPFEVCFHFLLSLVFISRCNIWLTLIRIRSEYMLKSLILISGCCIASEECGFNYTSPTVWIKPKDENYTNMDCYKWSNDPSTLCLDCQSCKAAFANDVAEYWFYAGIVSLVTCVITVKKAIEKLKYEYGQYWSLI, encoded by the exons atgggTTATTGGAGGGTGTTTTACGTACCATTTATACTTTTAAAGTATGCTACATGGCCTGCAGCCTTGGCTATGGGATATAAACTTCTTACCCAAATGACCTCAGGGGCAAAGGGCTTCAACTTCTTAGGCATTTTATTCATAATAGTAGGGCTCATCTCTTTTATCTTGTTTTGTATCGAAAACGCACCATGGCGAGAGCCGGAAGAGAAAGTGTGTTCATTTGAGAATGCTTGGTGTGATGTAATGTTATATGTTATCCTTCTATGTTTAGGATTTTTCGCCTTGGTTGTTAGTATCCCAGGTGGTTCCGGGAAGTCACTTCCTGGAATAGAGTATAAGGAGTATGAGTTAAGCTCGTACTCCAAATGGTTACAAAATAGGGTCAATGATGCTTACCTTTGGGAAAATTATTACAAGAACACACTTATTAAGGATAATGTGTGTAGCAATATGACTACCAAATATAGGTTTGAAACCCTTGATGGACTACATCTAAGACATCTCAACCCTTTTGAGGTATGTTTTCATTTTCTATTAAGTTTAGTTTTCATCTCTAGGTGCAATATATGGTTGACTTTAATAAGAATTAGATCGGAGTATATGTTAAAATCACTTATTTTAATT TCTGGTTGTTGCATAGCTTCGGAAGAATGTGGGTTCAATTATACGAGTCCAACAGTTTGGATAAAGCCGAAGGATGAAAACTACACAAACATGGACTGCTATAAATGGAGCAACGATCCATCCACATTATGCTTGGATTGTCAATCTTGTAAGGCTGCCTTCGCTAATGATGTCGCAGAATACTGGTTTTATGCAGGAATT GTCTCACTTGTGACTTGTGTGATCACAGTAAAGAAAGCAATAGAGAAATTGAAATACGAGTATGGACAGTATTGGTCTTTGATATGA